The Kosakonia sp. SMBL-WEM22 sequence TACGCCGTCACCACTATTCTGAACTATGTCATTATCGCGGTCGGGGCGCTCACAGTCTTCGGATCGCTCGGCGTTTCATGGGATAAGTTACAGTGGCTGGCAGCGGCATTGTCGGTCGGTCTCGGCTTTGGGTTACAGGAGATCTTCGGTAACTTTGTCTCCGGCCTGATTATTCTGTTTGAGCGCCCGGTGCGCATCGGCGATACCGTTACCATCGGTACCTTCTCCGGCACGGTCAGCAAGATTCGCATCCGTGCGACAACCATCACCGACTTCGACCGCAAAGAGGTGATTATCCCGAACAAGGCCTTCGTGACCGAGCGGCTGATCAACTGGTCGCTCTCCGATACCATCACCCGCGTGGTGATCCGTATCGGCGTGGCCTACGGCTCCGATCTTGAGAAAGTGAAGAAGGTGCTGCTGAAAGCGGCGATGGATCACCCGAAAGTGATGCACGACCCGGAACCGGCGGTCTTCTTTACCACCTTCGGCCCGAGCACGCTGGATCACGAGCTGCGTCTCTATGTGCGTGAACTGCGCGACCGCAGCTATACGGTGGATGAGCTTAACCGCACTATCGATCGCATGTGCCGGGAAAACGACATCAATATCGCCTTTAACCAGCTCGAAGTGCATCTGCACAATGAGAAGGGTGATGAGTTAACGGAAGTGAAGCGCGAGATAAAGGGCGACGATCCGACCCCTGAAGCGCCGTAATGGCTAGCCCCTCTTCCTCAGGGAAGGGGGGCTGCTTGCTGTAACTGCTTGTGTTCAAAATCCCGTTTGACGATCTCCAGCGCTTTTAACACCAGATCGGGGGCGATCTCATGCTGTTCAAGCAGCATGATCAGATCGACCGCCAGCTTGATCTCATCCGGGGCATTTTCCAGCGACATCTTCTCTCCTTGGTTAACGGGTTAAGCGCGCCAGCACGCGTTCAATATTCTCCAGCGCTTTACGGCAGCGGCCGAGCCGGGCATCGAGCGCTTCCACCTCTTTATGCAGCTTCTGCTGCTCGGCCAGGGTAGTGACCGACGCTAAACGCGCGTTACGCTCATTTTTCATCGCCTGCAGGCGGCGCTCATACTCCTGGTGCTGCAAGCGCCGCCGCTGCCAGCGCGTAATGCCGGGCGAGGCGTTATCCCACAGGCGCAGCGGCCAGACGGCGCTCTCCCGCGTCAGCGCGGCGATTTGCGCGCTTAAATGCTCCGCAAGCCAGAGCGCCTGCGGCAGATGGTTGCGCGCCACCGTCTCGCGCAGCGCCGCCAGGTTTTTATCGGTCTCATTAAGATAAGCACGCATGCGCGTATCTTTTGTCTGAAAAAGGTGGCGATCAAAACGGGCGCTGACGGTGAAGTGATCCGCCAGCGGCGCGGCCTGCTGGCGTAACCGGGCGAGTTGCTGCTCCAGCCTCTCTAAAAGCGCATCGCTTTTCATCTCTCATTCCCTCTTTTTCACGGCGATTATGGTACATTAGCCGCTTATTCCGGCAACGATTAGCACTATGCAACGCACTATTTTAATCATCATTGGCTGGCTGGCGGTAGTGCTCGGCACGTTGGGTGTCGTTCTGCCCGTTTTACCGACCACCCCTTTTATTCTGCTGGCCGCCTGGTGTTTTGCCCGTTCGTCGCCGCGTTTTCATCACTGGCTGCTCTACCGCTCCTGGTTTGGCGGTTATCTGCGGCACTGGCAGCAATACTGCGCCATGCCGCCCGGCGCCAAGCCGCGGGCGATTGGCATTACGCTTTTGACCTTCGCCATCTCGCTCTATTTTGTGAAGATGATGTGGGTGCGCGTTTTGCTGCTGATCATCCTCGCCTGTCTGCTGATTTTCCTGTGGCGGATACCGGTGGTTGATGCAAAGCAACAAAAAACCTAATGCGCTGCGATGGCAGTTGCAATTCTCGCTCACTGCCAGTAAATTCGAGCGTTTTCGAGCACGGGGTGGGCTGGTTAAAGTTTAATCAGAGGCCAATTGAGCCTTTCTCACATGTCCCGTGAGTAATACCGTTTCTATCAGGCAAATATCCATGACAGCGACTGCGCAGCAGCTTGAATTTCTTAAAAACAGCATCAAAAGCATTCAGGATTACCCGAAGCCGGGCATCCTGTTCCGTGATGTCACCAGTTTGCTGGAAGACCCGAAGGCCTACGCCCTCAGCATTGAACTGCTGGTTGAGCGTTACAAAAATGCCGGGATCACTAAAGTTGTTGGTACCGAAGCGCGTGGCTTCCTGTTCGGCGCGCCGGTGGCGTTAGGCTTGGGCGTTGGCTTTGTGCCGGTGCGTAAGCCGCGTAAATTGCCGCGTGAAACCATTGCCGAAAGCTATGAGCTGGAGTACGGCACCGATCAGTTAGAGATCCATGTCGATGCGATCCAGGCTGGCGACACCGTGCTGGTGGTCGACGATCTGCTGGCAACTGGCGGCACCATCGAAGCGACAGTGAAGCTGATCCGCCGTCTGGGTGGCGAAGTCACCGACGCGGCGTTCATTATCAATCTGTTCGACCTGGGCGGCGAAGAGCGCCTGAAAAAACAGGGTGTTACTAGCTACAGCCTGGTTTCGTTCCCGGGGCATTGATCCCGCGTACCTTCATCCCTCACGCCTGAGGGATGAAGTGCATTCTCAGCCGATGCTGTGTTAGCATTACCCCTCGTGAATCCACCTTCCAGCGTTTCAGAGCCTGCCAATGAGTTATCAGGTCTTAGCCCGAAAATGGCGACCGCAAACTTTTGCTGACGTCGTCGGCCAGGAGCATGTGCTGACCGCACTGGCGAACGGCTTAACATCAGGACGCATTCATCATGCGTATCTGTTCTCCGGCACCCGCGGCGTCGGAAAAACCTCTATTGCCCGTTTGCTGGCGAAGGGGCTTAACTGCGAAACCGGTATTACGGCGACACCGTGCGGTGTCTGCGATAACTGCCGTGAAATCGAGCAGGGCCGCTTTGTCGATCTGATTGAGATCGACGCCGCTTCGCGCACCAAAGTGGAAGATACCCGCGATCTGCTGGACAACGTCCAGTACGCGCCGGCGCGTGGCCGCTTCAAAGTCTATCTGATTGACGAAGTGCACATGCTCTCGCGTCACAGCTTCAACGCGTTGTTGAAAACCCTTGAAGAGCCGCCCGCCCACGTCAAATTCCTGCTGGCGACCACCGACCCGCAGAAACTGCCGGTGACGATCCTTTCCCGCTGCCTGCAGTTCCATCTTAAAGCACTGGATGTCGACCAGATCCGCACCCAGCTTGAGCATATTCTTGCTGACGAGAAGATCGACTCCGAGCCGCGCGCACTGCAACTGCTGGCGCGCGCCGCCGACGGCAGCCTGCGCGATGCCCTGAGCCTGACCGATCAGGCGATTGCCAGCGGCAACGGCCAGCTTTCCGCGGCGGTAGTCAGCGCAATGCTCGGCACGCTGAATGACGATCAGGCGCTCTCACTGGTGGAAGCGATAATCGCCGCTAACGGCGAGCGGGCTATGGCGCTGGTCCATGATGCCGCCTCGCGCGGCGGCGAGTGGGACGCGCTGCTGCTGGAGATGCAGAGCCTGCTGCACCGCATTGCCATGGTTCAGCTCACTCCGGCGGCATTGGGCAGCGATATGGCATCGGTGGAGCACCG is a genomic window containing:
- the rsmS gene encoding pleiotropic regulatory protein RsmS, translated to MSLENAPDEIKLAVDLIMLLEQHEIAPDLVLKALEIVKRDFEHKQLQQAAPLP
- the priC gene encoding primosomal replication protein N''; the encoded protein is MKSDALLERLEQQLARLRQQAAPLADHFTVSARFDRHLFQTKDTRMRAYLNETDKNLAALRETVARNHLPQALWLAEHLSAQIAALTRESAVWPLRLWDNASPGITRWQRRRLQHQEYERRLQAMKNERNARLASVTTLAEQQKLHKEVEALDARLGRCRKALENIERVLARLTR
- a CDS encoding DUF454 family protein; this encodes MQRTILIIIGWLAVVLGTLGVVLPVLPTTPFILLAAWCFARSSPRFHHWLLYRSWFGGYLRHWQQYCAMPPGAKPRAIGITLLTFAISLYFVKMMWVRVLLLIILACLLIFLWRIPVVDAKQQKT
- the apt gene encoding adenine phosphoribosyltransferase — encoded protein: MTATAQQLEFLKNSIKSIQDYPKPGILFRDVTSLLEDPKAYALSIELLVERYKNAGITKVVGTEARGFLFGAPVALGLGVGFVPVRKPRKLPRETIAESYELEYGTDQLEIHVDAIQAGDTVLVVDDLLATGGTIEATVKLIRRLGGEVTDAAFIINLFDLGGEERLKKQGVTSYSLVSFPGH